One window of Solwaraspora sp. WMMA2056 genomic DNA carries:
- a CDS encoding ABC transporter ATP-binding protein: protein MSTTPVIDVERLNVSYGDFHAVKDLSFQVRKGELYALLGTNGAGKTSALETIEGHRTATSGVVRVFGRDPGDRAAVRPRTGIMLQESGFSPDLTVRESVRLIGKLSQRVDHVDRVLDLVGLTGKAGTLVAQLSGGEKRRLDFATAVYGAPELIFLDEPTTGLDIQSRDGLWEVVDNLRADGSTVVLTTHYLEEAQQRADRIGLMHQGTLRREGTVAELTRSLPAVISFALPASVSSPALPLPAEPGDGDAVRIETLDLQRDLHTLLRWAQDHDVELRGLEAGPTRLDDVFRAIGTD from the coding sequence ATGTCCACCACACCAGTCATCGACGTCGAACGGCTCAACGTCTCGTACGGCGATTTCCACGCCGTCAAGGACCTCTCCTTCCAGGTACGCAAGGGTGAGCTCTACGCCCTGCTCGGCACGAACGGGGCCGGCAAGACCTCGGCGCTGGAGACCATCGAGGGCCACCGTACGGCGACCTCAGGTGTCGTGCGGGTCTTCGGGCGCGACCCCGGTGACCGCGCGGCCGTGCGACCCCGGACGGGCATCATGCTCCAGGAGAGCGGATTCTCCCCGGACCTCACCGTGCGGGAATCGGTCCGGCTGATCGGCAAACTCAGCCAGCGGGTCGACCACGTCGACCGGGTGCTCGACCTGGTCGGCCTCACCGGCAAGGCCGGCACCCTGGTCGCCCAGCTCTCCGGCGGGGAGAAGCGGCGGTTGGATTTCGCCACCGCCGTGTACGGGGCACCGGAGCTGATCTTCCTGGACGAGCCGACCACCGGCCTGGACATCCAGTCCCGTGACGGCCTGTGGGAGGTCGTCGACAACCTGCGTGCGGACGGGTCGACGGTCGTGCTCACCACCCACTACCTGGAGGAGGCGCAGCAGCGCGCCGACCGGATCGGGCTGATGCACCAGGGCACCCTGCGCCGGGAGGGGACCGTCGCCGAGCTGACCCGGTCCCTGCCGGCCGTGATCAGCTTCGCCCTGCCGGCGTCCGTATCGAGTCCGGCGCTGCCGCTACCGGCCGAGCCGGGCGACGGCGACGCGGTACGCATCGAGACCCTCGACCTTCAGCGGGACCTGCACACCCTGCTGCGCTGGGCGCAGGACCACGACGTGGAGCTGCGTGGCCTCGAAGCCGGGCCGACCCGGCTCGACGACGTGTTCCGCGCCATCGGCACCGACTGA